From a region of the Candidatus Sulfotelmatobacter sp. genome:
- a CDS encoding Uma2 family endonuclease: MQTTIAEQEPHPRPFTVAEYYRLGDVGIIKPEERVELLNGLLRTMPPIGPKHAYALRRLDALLQDRVGSCAVVSVQLPFRLGEFSELQPDLVLLRLPAERYRRVHPTPADALLVVEVAVTSVRYDRGPKLEAYASGGVREYWIVDVAHRRVELYLDPAANGFRVARVARGGDAIAPEAFPDLVLTVDELLLPPA; this comes from the coding sequence ATGCAGACGACGATCGCAGAGCAAGAGCCGCATCCGCGGCCGTTCACCGTGGCCGAGTATTACCGTTTGGGCGACGTCGGGATCATCAAGCCGGAGGAGCGGGTCGAGCTCCTCAACGGCTTGTTGAGAACCATGCCCCCGATCGGCCCGAAGCACGCCTACGCGCTCCGCCGGCTCGACGCTCTCCTCCAGGATCGGGTTGGCAGCTGCGCCGTGGTCAGCGTGCAGCTTCCATTTCGTCTGGGCGAGTTTTCGGAACTGCAGCCCGACCTCGTGCTCCTTCGGTTGCCGGCTGAGCGCTATCGGCGTGTGCACCCGACGCCCGCGGATGCGCTCCTCGTCGTGGAGGTTGCGGTGACGTCCGTCCGCTACGACCGCGGCCCGAAGCTCGAGGCGTATGCGTCCGGCGGCGTGCGAGAATATTGGATCGTCGACGTTGCGCACCGACGGGTCGAGCTCTATCTCGACCCTGCAGCCAACGGCTTTCGCGTAGCGCGGGTCGCCCGTGGAGGAGACGCGATCGCTCCGGAGGCATTCCCCGACCTCGTGCTGACGGTCGACGAGTTGTTGCTGCCGCCCGCGTGA
- the mutL gene encoding DNA mismatch repair endonuclease MutL — MIRQLDPETIGQIAAGEVVERPLSVVKELVENALDAGATRIAVRVRGGGSTEIEVADDGVGIPPDELHLALTRHATSKLADATGLTRVDTLGFRGEGLASIAAVAQVTIVSRTANAEVGYAIDAHGETIDEPRAQAAPPGTRVVVRDLFANVPVRREYLRTPGAEFARISAWLGTLALAYPQVGFTLEHDGKQTFAFAPGADPAPRLRHVFGAGAGAMVAVAIDDPRVGVRGWVSSPGDDRPDRRNQVLFVNGRLLRSTLLSGAWAAAYRTFAMVGRYPYGVLELTIPPDEVDPNVHPTKSDVRLRHGERVVGVVKDAIAGALRRGASARLERAISLAPPLDGGQATALATTIDWTEAFVPGTESSDGAAAPPQALRVLAQIDRTFILATDGHAVVLIDQHAAHERIVFEQLAANAAAHAAAEPLLIPYSFEVRPEEAEKLDATLDTLAASGLHVEHFGERAYRVTATPARLVHAGRSRPFDVADFVECLADEVRGLDADQRVWASLACHSVVRAHERLEYPEMTALVERLQRCENPMHCPHGRPTIVRLEPDRIAKLFKRI; from the coding sequence GTGATTCGGCAACTCGATCCCGAGACGATCGGGCAGATCGCGGCCGGCGAGGTCGTCGAGCGACCGCTCTCGGTCGTCAAGGAGCTGGTCGAGAACGCGCTCGACGCCGGCGCGACGCGGATCGCCGTGCGCGTGCGCGGCGGCGGCTCGACCGAGATCGAGGTGGCCGACGACGGCGTCGGCATCCCGCCCGACGAGTTGCACCTCGCGCTGACCCGCCACGCGACCTCGAAGCTCGCCGACGCCACCGGCCTCACGCGCGTCGACACGCTCGGCTTTCGCGGCGAAGGCTTGGCGTCGATCGCCGCCGTCGCGCAGGTGACGATCGTGTCGCGCACGGCGAACGCCGAGGTCGGCTACGCGATCGACGCGCACGGCGAGACGATCGACGAGCCGCGCGCGCAAGCCGCGCCGCCCGGCACGCGCGTCGTCGTGCGCGACCTGTTCGCGAACGTCCCGGTCCGACGGGAGTACCTGCGCACGCCGGGCGCCGAGTTCGCGCGCATCTCCGCGTGGCTGGGGACGCTGGCGCTGGCCTATCCGCAGGTCGGCTTCACGCTCGAGCACGACGGCAAGCAGACGTTCGCGTTCGCGCCGGGCGCCGATCCCGCACCGCGCCTGCGGCACGTCTTCGGCGCCGGCGCCGGCGCGATGGTCGCGGTCGCCATCGACGACCCGCGCGTCGGCGTGCGCGGCTGGGTCAGCTCGCCGGGCGACGACCGTCCGGATCGCCGCAACCAGGTCCTGTTCGTCAACGGACGACTGTTGCGCAGCACGCTGCTCAGCGGCGCGTGGGCCGCGGCGTACCGCACCTTCGCGATGGTCGGGCGCTATCCGTACGGCGTGCTCGAGCTGACGATCCCGCCCGACGAGGTCGATCCGAACGTCCACCCCACCAAGAGCGACGTGCGCCTGCGGCACGGCGAGCGGGTCGTCGGGGTGGTGAAGGACGCGATCGCCGGCGCGTTGCGGCGCGGCGCGAGCGCGCGCCTCGAACGCGCGATCTCACTGGCACCGCCGCTCGACGGCGGCCAGGCGACGGCGCTCGCGACGACGATCGATTGGACGGAAGCGTTCGTGCCGGGCACCGAATCGAGCGACGGCGCGGCGGCGCCGCCGCAGGCGCTGCGCGTGCTGGCGCAAATCGACCGTACCTTCATCCTCGCGACGGACGGACACGCGGTCGTGCTGATCGACCAGCACGCCGCGCACGAGCGGATCGTGTTCGAGCAGCTGGCCGCCAACGCGGCCGCGCACGCCGCCGCCGAGCCGCTGCTGATCCCGTACTCGTTCGAAGTCCGGCCGGAAGAAGCGGAGAAGCTCGACGCAACGCTCGACACGCTGGCCGCGAGCGGCCTGCACGTCGAGCACTTCGGCGAACGGGCCTATCGGGTGACCGCGACGCCGGCGCGCCTCGTCCACGCCGGCCGCTCGCGACCGTTCGACGTCGCCGACTTCGTCGAGTGCTTGGCCGACGAGGTGCGCGGCCTCGACGCCGATCAGCGCGTGTGGGCGTCGCTGGCCTGCCATTCGGTCGTGCGCGCCCACGAGCGGCTCGAGTACCCCGAGATGACGGCGCTGGTGGAACGCCTGCAGCGCTGCGAGAACCCGATGCACTGCCCGCACGGGCGCCCGACGATCGTCCGGCTCGAACCCGACCGCATCGCCAAGCTCTTCAAGCGGATCTGA
- the proC gene encoding pyrroline-5-carboxylate reductase — translation MASTNGPRRYGVVGAGVMGGALLRALLDHGVAPNLCWATAASEETCARVHDEYGVRCTTEVPATALALTGTLLLCVKPYQIDAAAQALTQAGLGGGTVVVSIVAGVTTDRLHQLLGPVPIVRAMTNTPAIIGEAMTVLARGAHADDAAITAAHAVFDHVGMTLELRESMLDAVTALSGSGPAYMYLIVEALADAGVRVGLQREVALTLATQTMLGAARMVQRSGRHPASLRDDVTTPAGCTIGALLVLEDGKLRSTLARAVEEATQIVGDLGRPGR, via the coding sequence ATGGCATCCACCAACGGTCCTCGTCGCTACGGCGTCGTCGGCGCCGGCGTCATGGGCGGCGCCTTGCTGCGCGCCCTGCTCGATCATGGCGTCGCGCCGAACCTCTGCTGGGCGACCGCGGCATCGGAAGAAACGTGCGCGCGCGTGCACGACGAGTACGGCGTTCGCTGCACGACCGAGGTCCCGGCCACCGCGCTGGCGCTGACGGGGACGCTGCTGCTGTGCGTCAAGCCGTACCAGATCGACGCCGCGGCGCAGGCGCTGACGCAAGCGGGACTGGGCGGCGGAACGGTCGTCGTCTCGATCGTCGCCGGCGTCACGACCGATCGTCTGCACCAGCTGCTCGGACCGGTCCCCATCGTGCGCGCGATGACGAATACGCCGGCGATCATCGGCGAGGCGATGACGGTGCTGGCGCGCGGCGCGCACGCCGACGACGCCGCGATCACCGCCGCGCACGCGGTCTTCGACCACGTCGGCATGACACTCGAGCTGCGCGAGTCGATGCTCGACGCGGTCACCGCGCTCTCGGGCAGCGGTCCGGCGTACATGTATCTGATCGTCGAAGCGTTGGCCGACGCCGGCGTGCGGGTCGGGCTGCAGCGCGAGGTCGCGCTGACCCTGGCCACCCAGACGATGCTCGGCGCCGCCCGCATGGTGCAGCGCAGCGGCCGTCATCCGGCCTCCCTGCGCGACGACGTCACCACGCCGGCCGGCTGCACGATCGGCGCGCTGCTCGTGCTCGAAGATGGCAAGCTGCGCTCGACGCTGGCCCGCGCGGTCGAGGAAGCGACGCAGATCGTCGGCGACCTCGGCCGCCCCGGCCGCTGA
- the miaA gene encoding tRNA (adenosine(37)-N6)-dimethylallyltransferase MiaA: protein MPTGVLIVTGPTASGKSALALALAERFDAEIVGADSRQIYRGMPIGTAAPGADELARVPHHLIGFLDPHERYSAARFVADALRAVDAAAGRGRRTIVVGGTGFYIRALAGDVGLSPAYDAALRERLAHEARIHPTEALAEWLAALAPQRAAAIDPNDPYRITRALEVALAERAGPARADAAAAPAQNLRTLGVPYRKIALAVAPDVLARRIDARVDAMLAAGLLDEAERVGARAVAADAVGYREALAYLAGWSTEAELREHLARNTRRYAKRQATWLRSEPDLVSVADAEAFEQASDIAATLPGWR from the coding sequence GTGCCGACCGGCGTCCTGATCGTGACCGGCCCAACGGCGTCCGGGAAGTCGGCCCTCGCGCTGGCACTCGCCGAACGCTTCGACGCTGAGATCGTCGGGGCCGATTCGCGCCAGATCTATCGGGGGATGCCGATCGGGACGGCGGCGCCCGGCGCCGACGAGCTCGCCCGAGTGCCCCATCACCTGATCGGGTTCCTCGATCCGCACGAGCGCTACTCGGCCGCGCGCTTCGTCGCCGATGCGCTGCGGGCCGTCGACGCCGCCGCCGGGCGTGGTCGCCGCACGATCGTGGTCGGCGGGACGGGCTTCTACATCCGGGCGCTGGCCGGCGACGTCGGCCTCTCGCCGGCCTACGACGCCGCGTTGCGCGAGCGGCTCGCGCACGAAGCGCGCATCCATCCGACCGAGGCGCTGGCGGAGTGGCTGGCCGCGCTCGCACCGCAGCGGGCGGCGGCGATCGACCCCAACGATCCGTACCGGATCACGCGCGCGCTCGAGGTCGCTTTGGCAGAGCGCGCCGGGCCGGCGCGCGCCGACGCGGCCGCGGCCCCGGCGCAAAACCTGCGGACCCTCGGCGTACCGTACCGCAAGATCGCGCTGGCCGTTGCGCCGGACGTGCTGGCGCGTCGCATCGACGCGCGGGTCGACGCGATGCTGGCGGCCGGACTGCTCGACGAAGCCGAGCGGGTCGGCGCCCGGGCGGTCGCGGCCGACGCCGTCGGCTATCGGGAGGCGCTGGCGTACCTGGCCGGCTGGTCAACCGAGGCAGAGCTGCGCGAGCACCTCGCCCGCAACACGCGCCGGTACGCCAAACGCCAGGCGACCTGGCTGCGCAGCGAGCCCGACCTCGTGTCGGTGGCGGACGCTGAGGCGTTCGAGCAGGCGAGCGACATCGCCGCGACGCTCCCGGGCTGGCGCTGA
- the hfq gene encoding RNA chaperone Hfq — MATSRVLPLQDAYLAEVKRQAVPVTIYLMNGFQLRGVVKGFDPFTIVLEYEKKAHLIYKHAVSTISPMGPVTAPLVRDEDQVEAS; from the coding sequence ATGGCCACTTCACGCGTGCTGCCGCTGCAAGATGCCTACCTGGCCGAGGTCAAACGGCAAGCAGTCCCGGTGACGATCTATCTCATGAACGGATTTCAGCTGCGCGGGGTCGTGAAAGGGTTCGACCCGTTCACCATCGTGCTCGAGTACGAAAAGAAGGCGCACTTGATCTACAAGCACGCCGTCTCGACGATCTCGCCGATGGGCCCGGTGACCGCGCCGCTGGTCCGCGACGAGGACCAGGTCGAAGCGTCGTGA
- the dapF gene encoding diaminopimelate epimerase — protein sequence MSIAGIPIVKTNGARNEFVLVDERDVKIADPVTFARDVCDPVRGVGADGVLLVGTSSTADARMRIVNADGSEAEMCGNGMRCVGRYLDEHWGLDEAVVETLAGPIRTRVVDRAPYRVAVEMGEPRIGEPHAVAGFTAVPVDLGNPHVVIRVDDVDAIPLATLGPRIERDQRYPHGTNVHFVMRDGEGWRVRHWERGAGATQACGTGAVAVSAVLIDAGEATSPVRLQVPGGVLDVEWAAGGRATLVGDAVVEFERVLA from the coding sequence GTGAGCATTGCGGGCATCCCGATCGTCAAGACGAACGGGGCGCGCAACGAGTTCGTGCTGGTCGACGAGCGCGACGTGAAGATCGCTGATCCGGTGACGTTCGCGCGCGACGTCTGCGACCCGGTACGCGGCGTCGGCGCCGACGGCGTGCTGCTCGTCGGCACCTCGTCGACCGCCGACGCGCGGATGCGGATCGTCAACGCCGACGGCAGCGAGGCCGAGATGTGCGGGAACGGGATGCGCTGCGTCGGCCGCTACCTCGACGAGCACTGGGGGCTGGACGAAGCCGTCGTCGAGACGCTGGCCGGCCCGATCCGCACGCGCGTCGTCGACCGCGCGCCGTACCGCGTCGCGGTCGAGATGGGCGAGCCCCGCATCGGCGAGCCGCACGCGGTGGCCGGCTTCACCGCCGTGCCGGTCGACTTGGGGAACCCGCACGTCGTGATCCGCGTCGACGACGTCGACGCGATTCCGCTGGCGACGCTGGGCCCGCGCATCGAACGCGATCAGCGCTATCCGCACGGCACCAACGTCCACTTCGTGATGCGCGACGGCGAGGGCTGGCGGGTACGGCACTGGGAGCGCGGCGCGGGCGCGACGCAAGCCTGCGGAACGGGCGCCGTCGCCGTGAGCGCGGTGCTGATCGACGCCGGCGAGGCGACCTCGCCGGTGCGGTTGCAGGTGCCGGGCGGCGTGCTCGACGTCGAATGGGCGGCGGGTGGACGGGCGACGCTGGTCGGCGACGCGGTCGTGGAGTTCGAGCGAGTCCTGGCGTGA
- a CDS encoding radical SAM protein — protein MIGLAYTDARGRIYYDESREPLADGGVERAVRSDELIPAPPGAVPTMLPGRTPLLADGRLAERRTALGVLLPAGYTRLLLPAYRHGKNAPPLPLFGYTFACVVNDELHVAAMRTDESEDWTPRVYAGGELEAILAERQAQDPRNRTLAQLALCSREYGCFTAQNVFLERGEAALPVSPRCNAACVGCISELAPDAGMPSPQTRVDFEADVDDLVRIAVHHLERVPDGIVSFGQGCEGEPLLRVTTIERAIERIRAQRTNGTINLNTNGSLPKSLRRLIDAGLQAVRISLNSFRPDVYAGYYRPTGYELDDVLESIALAVDAGLRVSLNYLTHPGVTDERAEVETLDAFLRAHPVALVQTRTLNIDPERYFATVGRPTDPLGMRFALEHIRALGVPLGNFTHTH, from the coding sequence GTGATCGGCCTCGCGTACACCGACGCGCGCGGCCGCATCTACTACGATGAGTCGCGTGAACCGTTGGCCGATGGCGGCGTCGAACGCGCGGTGCGTTCCGACGAGCTGATCCCCGCGCCGCCCGGCGCCGTACCGACGATGCTGCCGGGCCGGACACCGCTGCTGGCCGACGGGCGCCTCGCCGAGCGCCGCACCGCACTCGGCGTGCTCTTGCCGGCCGGCTACACGCGCCTGCTGCTGCCCGCGTACCGTCACGGCAAGAACGCGCCGCCGCTGCCGCTGTTCGGCTATACCTTCGCCTGCGTGGTGAACGACGAGCTGCACGTCGCGGCGATGCGCACGGACGAGAGCGAAGACTGGACGCCGCGCGTGTACGCCGGCGGCGAGCTGGAAGCGATCCTGGCGGAACGCCAGGCGCAGGATCCGCGCAACCGCACGCTGGCGCAGCTGGCGCTGTGCTCGCGCGAGTACGGCTGCTTCACCGCGCAGAACGTGTTCCTCGAGCGGGGCGAAGCCGCGCTGCCCGTCTCGCCGCGCTGCAACGCGGCCTGCGTCGGCTGTATCTCGGAGCTGGCGCCCGATGCGGGGATGCCCTCGCCGCAGACGCGGGTCGACTTCGAAGCCGACGTCGACGATCTCGTGCGCATCGCCGTCCACCACCTCGAGCGCGTCCCCGACGGCATCGTCTCGTTCGGGCAAGGCTGCGAGGGCGAGCCGCTGCTGCGGGTGACGACCATCGAGCGCGCGATCGAACGTATCCGCGCCCAGCGCACGAACGGCACCATCAACCTCAACACCAACGGCTCGCTGCCCAAGAGCCTGCGCCGCCTGATCGACGCCGGACTGCAAGCGGTGCGCATCAGCCTCAACTCGTTCCGGCCGGACGTCTACGCGGGGTACTACCGGCCGACGGGATACGAGCTCGACGACGTGCTGGAGTCGATCGCGCTGGCGGTCGACGCCGGACTGCGCGTCTCGCTGAACTATCTCACCCATCCGGGCGTGACCGACGAGCGCGCCGAGGTCGAAACGCTGGACGCGTTCCTACGCGCGCATCCGGTCGCGCTGGTGCAGACGCGCACGCTGAACATCGACCCCGAGCGCTACTTCGCCACCGTCGGCCGCCCGACGGATCCGCTCGGGATGCGCTTCGCACTCGAGCACATCCGCGCACTCGGCGTCCCGCTCGGCAACTTCACCCACACGCACTGA